Within the Achromobacter spanius genome, the region GACGTCGTCCTGACCACCGAAGAAGAGGGCGTCGCCGTCGTCAGCGGCGCGTGGCTGGGGGGCCAGCGCGCCGCGTTGCTGATGCAAAGCAGCGGCGTGGGCAATTGCGTGAACATGTTCTCGCTGCTGCGCAGCTGCAACTTTCCCTTTCTCACGCTGGTGACGATGCGGGGCGAGTACGCGGAATTCAATCCCTGGCAGGGGCCGATGGGCAAGACCACCCAGCAGGCGCTTGAACTGATGGGCATCACCGTGCTGCGGGTGTCGAACCCCGACGAGGTCGGAGAGATCGTCAGTGCCGCTGCCGATTCCGCATTTTTTGCTGGCGAGCAGGTTGCCGTCCTGCTGTCGCAGACCTTGATTGGACGTAAGAAGTGGGAGCGCAACTGATGTCGGCCACCTTGAATGCTTCGGGCGCCGTGGACCGCCGCGCCTTCGTGTCGCAACTGATCGCGGCCTCGCCCGACGCGCTGATCGTCTCGGGCCTGGGGTCTCCGTCCTATGACGTTTTTGCCGCGGGCGACCGGGACCAGAATTTCTATCTATGGGGCGCCATGGGCGGCGCCGTGGCGCTTGGCCTGGGCTTGGCGCTTGCGCAACCGGACCAGCCTGTGCTCGTCATCACGGGTGACGGTGAACAGCTGATGGGTGTGGGTACGCTGGGCACCGTCGGCGCCAGGCAGCCCAGGAACCTGACTATCGTGGTGCTGGACAACGGCCACTTCGGCGAGACCGGCATGCAGCGCAGCCATACCTCCCTGGGAACGGATCTGGTGGCCGTGGCGCAGGGGTTCGGTATCAAGGACGCGTTTGCCGTCAAAGAAACAGGCAGGGCGGGCGAGGTCGCCGAGCGCGTGATGGCGCGGCGGGGCGTGAGCTTCGCCCAGGTGTTCATCAACCCGGACGAACCGCCGCGCGCGCTGCCGCCGCGTGATGGTGTGTACGTCAAGAACCGCTTCCGGGCCGCCCTGGGGTTTTCGACGTTCTGAGCAGAGGCAGCCCCTTGGGCTGCCATGCTGCATTCAGGCAGGAGGCTGTGATGAAGACGTCGATGTGGCGGTGCAGGCCGCCCATTTCGCGTTTTTGAAGGACCGTGGGCGGAACTGACTGCCACCGAGCGCGGCTGGTTGCTGTTTGACTGGCCGCGCATATCGTAAAATCGCATAATGTGTATTATGTAAAGTACGAGTTATGCGTTTCCGGGCACTTACACCCGCCCGCTCGACCTTCCTGTCATTCAACAGCCCCCTCAATCTTGTTCTGCAGCGGCAACTCGGCCTCTCGCCACGCCTCTATTCCACCCTGGATGTATCGCACCGGAATTCCGCCCGCATTCAGCGCCATGGCGACGCCCTGACTGACTTCATGGCCGTGGACGCAGTAGACGATCGTTGGAATGGTCGGGTCCAACTCGCGCAGCCATTGGCTTACCTCAGCGGGATCTCGCCATGTCGATCCTGCGATCTGGTCGGTCGCGGCCTTGAATACCGGGCGCCTGCGCACGTCCAGGATGACGGATCCGACTGCGTCAGCCGCCTCCTGGGCCTGTACCGCTAAATCACTAATCTGCTTCATGGCACCACCTCTATAAGCTGAGTTTCACGACCAGGCCAACGACGGCGCAGGCCGCAATGACTTCGATGACACCGCGCTTGAACTTGAAGAGCGCGATGGCGGCGCCCAGCGCGATCAACGCCGAACCCAGGTCAAATCGCCCTGCCAGGCCTTCCGGCCACAGGACGTGATACCCGAAGAACACCGCCAAATTGAGGATGACGCCGACTACCGCTGCGGTAATGGCCGTCAGTGGCGCTGTGAATTTCAGGTCTTCCTTTGTCGCCTCTACCAGCGGGCCGCCCGCCAGAATGAACAGAAACGATGGCAGAAAGGTGAACCAGGTGACGA harbors:
- a CDS encoding thiamine pyrophosphate-binding protein, which encodes MTTTTTEAPAWQQAVFDALKAGGIRQIAYVPDAGHSYAIRQAQLDPEIIDVVLTTEEEGVAVVSGAWLGGQRAALLMQSSGVGNCVNMFSLLRSCNFPFLTLVTMRGEYAEFNPWQGPMGKTTQQALELMGITVLRVSNPDEVGEIVSAAADSAFFAGEQVAVLLSQTLIGRKKWERN
- a CDS encoding thiamine pyrophosphate-dependent enzyme, coding for MSATLNASGAVDRRAFVSQLIAASPDALIVSGLGSPSYDVFAAGDRDQNFYLWGAMGGAVALGLGLALAQPDQPVLVITGDGEQLMGVGTLGTVGARQPRNLTIVVLDNGHFGETGMQRSHTSLGTDLVAVAQGFGIKDAFAVKETGRAGEVAERVMARRGVSFAQVFINPDEPPRALPPRDGVYVKNRFRAALGFSTF
- a CDS encoding rhodanese-like domain-containing protein — translated: MKQISDLAVQAQEAADAVGSVILDVRRRPVFKAATDQIAGSTWRDPAEVSQWLRELDPTIPTIVYCVHGHEVSQGVAMALNAGGIPVRYIQGGIEAWREAELPLQNKIEGAVE